A region of Salirhabdus salicampi DNA encodes the following proteins:
- a CDS encoding ABC transporter permease: protein MEIGSQQRSLQTRPFLREWKRLWSEPLFAIATIILALSIIIFIVAPVFAVLLKSFGIGTGDFTVANYEKFFQTSYYINSLLNSVKAALISTAAVVLLSVVVSLYVTRSQSFVAKTYRGIALLPLVAPPFIFSLSLIILLGRNGVVTQYLNSWFGWEFSIYGFWGVVFAQIIGYFPVGYMLVESTLRTTNTSLEQASQDLGANQWKTIFNITIPLAKSGIIKAGLLVFVMALADFSNPMIIGGGLPFLASDAYLLVVGQQNIEMAAVLGVFLIVPSLLVFIFQTYFLKDTNLETISGESGGNNAPLKGTVKRVITTVTTIFIAFISLMFIMVVLGAFVKIIGINNAFTLEHFSNQTGWDSLYNSIVVSFFGALLAAGLGILQGFLFARKAIPGKKLLEFLTLFGLAVPGTVMGIGYVLIFNGPPFFLTGTVMLLVLNMAFRKIGVGLEAGISKMHQIDTSMEEASQDLGAGPYRTFWSVVLPLLTPAFVAGFVYAFMTAMVSISSVIFLVSPGTNLAATYILNLAEQARIGMASAMSFILIVIVLGCIGLLKILEKKSGVKV, encoded by the coding sequence ATGGAAATAGGATCGCAACAACGATCTCTTCAGACACGACCTTTTCTACGAGAGTGGAAAAGGTTGTGGTCTGAACCTTTATTTGCCATAGCAACTATTATATTGGCATTATCTATTATCATCTTTATCGTAGCTCCTGTATTTGCAGTGCTTTTAAAATCCTTCGGGATTGGCACAGGTGATTTCACAGTTGCCAACTATGAAAAATTTTTTCAAACTTCATATTACATAAACTCTCTATTAAATAGTGTCAAAGCCGCTCTTATCTCTACTGCTGCTGTAGTATTGTTAAGCGTTGTTGTCTCTCTGTATGTTACAAGGTCACAAAGCTTTGTTGCGAAAACATATCGAGGTATCGCTTTATTGCCGTTAGTGGCACCCCCATTTATTTTTTCATTGTCCTTAATTATTTTGCTTGGCCGTAATGGTGTGGTTACCCAGTATTTAAATAGTTGGTTCGGCTGGGAGTTTAGTATATACGGTTTCTGGGGAGTTGTGTTCGCACAAATAATTGGGTACTTTCCGGTTGGATATATGTTAGTAGAAAGTACATTACGAACAACAAATACAAGTTTAGAGCAAGCTTCACAAGATTTAGGTGCAAACCAATGGAAAACGATTTTTAACATTACCATTCCGTTGGCGAAATCGGGGATAATTAAAGCAGGATTACTTGTTTTTGTTATGGCGTTAGCTGATTTTTCGAACCCGATGATTATAGGGGGAGGCTTACCCTTTTTAGCGTCTGATGCGTATTTATTAGTTGTTGGACAGCAAAACATTGAGATGGCAGCTGTTCTCGGTGTCTTTTTAATCGTACCTAGCTTACTTGTCTTTATTTTTCAAACATATTTCTTAAAAGATACAAACCTTGAAACGATAAGTGGAGAATCAGGCGGTAACAATGCACCGTTAAAAGGGACGGTAAAAAGGGTGATTACGACCGTTACTACTATATTTATCGCATTTATTTCCCTTATGTTTATTATGGTAGTGCTCGGTGCTTTTGTGAAAATTATTGGTATTAACAATGCTTTTACGTTAGAGCATTTTTCTAATCAAACTGGTTGGGACTCTTTATATAACAGTATTGTCGTTTCCTTTTTTGGTGCGCTATTAGCAGCCGGATTGGGGATATTACAAGGATTTTTGTTTGCCCGAAAGGCCATCCCGGGCAAGAAACTTCTTGAATTTTTAACATTATTTGGTTTAGCTGTTCCAGGTACGGTTATGGGAATTGGTTATGTACTTATTTTTAATGGCCCACCGTTCTTCTTAACTGGAACCGTCATGCTGCTCGTGTTGAATATGGCATTTCGTAAAATTGGTGTAGGTCTTGAAGCAGGGATTAGTAAAATGCACCAAATCGATACATCAATGGAAGAAGCCTCACAAGATTTAGGTGCAGGTCCGTACCGAACATTTTGGAGTGTTGTATTACCATTGTTAACCCCTGCCTTTGTAGCAGGATTCGTGTATGCTTTCATGACAGCGATGGTATCAATCAGTTCAGTAATTTTCCTAGTATCTCCTGGTACGAACTTAGCTGCTACGTACATCTTAAACTTAGCTGAACAGGCACGTATAGGCATGGCTTCAGCGATGTCATTCATCTTAATTGTCATTGTGCTAGGCTGTATCGGTCTATTGAAAATCCTAGAAAAGAAAAGTGGAGTAAAAGTGTAG